One part of the Nocardioides zeae genome encodes these proteins:
- the hemW gene encoding radical SAM family heme chaperone HemW, producing MPSTPPPGDPVPADGSLPTDALAALGDRPFAFYVHVPFCRVRCGYCDFNTYTAAELGGADAPRGASRASYVDAAVAEVRMARRVLGDVGRPVDTVFFGGGTPTLLPPEHLTAVLGAITEEFGLAPDAEVTTEANPDSVTRADLDVLRAGGFTRLSFGMQSSVSHVLRVLDRTHDPERVPGAVADARAAGFDEVSLDLIYGTAGESVADWRASLEAALACAPDHVSAYSLIVEDGTALARRVRRGEVAAPDEDDLADKYHLADEVLTAAGLTWYEVSNWSRPGSECRHNLAYWRSDDWWGVGPGAHSHVGGVRWWNVRHPVAYADRLGAGVSPGHERELLDAEVRRVERVLLETRLRDGLPTDVLDDDGRAALSDLVARGLVEPPGSHGPARVVLTRAGRLLADGVVRDLLA from the coding sequence GTGCCGTCCACCCCGCCGCCCGGCGATCCCGTCCCTGCGGACGGGTCGCTCCCGACCGACGCGCTCGCGGCGCTGGGGGACCGGCCGTTCGCGTTCTACGTGCACGTGCCCTTCTGTCGCGTGCGCTGCGGCTACTGCGACTTCAACACCTACACCGCGGCCGAGCTCGGCGGCGCCGACGCCCCGCGGGGGGCGTCACGGGCGTCGTACGTCGACGCCGCGGTCGCCGAGGTGCGGATGGCCCGCCGGGTGCTCGGCGACGTGGGCCGTCCCGTCGACACCGTCTTCTTCGGCGGCGGCACGCCGACGCTCCTGCCGCCCGAGCACCTCACCGCAGTGCTGGGCGCGATCACCGAGGAGTTCGGGCTGGCGCCCGACGCCGAGGTCACGACCGAGGCCAACCCCGACTCGGTCACCCGCGCCGACCTCGACGTGCTGCGGGCCGGGGGCTTCACGCGCCTGTCGTTCGGGATGCAGTCGTCGGTCTCCCACGTGCTGCGGGTCCTCGACCGCACCCACGACCCCGAGCGGGTCCCGGGCGCCGTCGCCGACGCCCGCGCGGCCGGCTTCGACGAGGTCAGCCTCGACCTCATCTACGGCACCGCGGGGGAGTCGGTCGCCGACTGGCGCGCCAGCCTCGAGGCGGCCCTGGCCTGCGCGCCCGACCACGTCTCGGCCTACTCGCTCATCGTCGAGGACGGCACCGCCCTGGCCCGCCGGGTGCGGCGCGGCGAGGTCGCGGCGCCCGACGAGGACGACCTGGCCGACAAGTACCACCTCGCCGACGAGGTGCTCACCGCTGCGGGCCTCACCTGGTACGAGGTCTCCAACTGGTCGCGCCCCGGCAGCGAGTGCCGCCACAACCTGGCCTACTGGCGCAGCGACGACTGGTGGGGCGTCGGGCCCGGCGCCCACTCCCACGTCGGCGGCGTGCGCTGGTGGAACGTGCGCCACCCCGTGGCCTACGCCGACCGCCTCGGCGCCGGAGTGTCACCGGGCCACGAGCGCGAGCTGCTCGACGCCGAGGTGCGGCGCGTCGAGCGGGTGCTGCTCGAGACCCGGCTGCGCGACGGTCTGCCGACGGACGTGCTCGACGACGACGGACGCGCCGCGCTGTCCGACCTGGTGGCGCGGGGGCTCGTGGAGCCGCCGGGCTCCCACGGGCCCGCCCGGGTCGTGCTCACCCGTGCGGGTCGCCTCCTCGCCGACGGCGTCGTGCGGGACCTCCTGGCCTGA
- a CDS encoding DUF3097 domain-containing protein, protein MNDRYGTDVLSGDWRAPKRGRAVEHPADLGLVVEEVTTDWCGEIVTVDRDLDVLTLEDRRGKRRTFPLGPGFLLEGKPVILTAPVRAAAAPARPARTASGSIAVHDAKARVARESRIFVEGRHDAELVEKVWGDDLRIEGVVVEFLGGVDDLADHLVDFRPGPGRRVGVLVDHLVRGSKESRIADSIARSAVGGHVLIVGHPFVDIWQAVKPDRIGLRAWPTIPRSVEWKHGVCQHLGWPHRNQADIARAWQQILGRVSSFADLEPALLGRVEELIDFVTDPAG, encoded by the coding sequence GTGAACGACCGCTACGGAACCGACGTCCTCTCCGGCGACTGGCGTGCCCCCAAGCGCGGCCGCGCGGTGGAGCACCCGGCCGACCTCGGGCTCGTCGTCGAGGAGGTCACGACCGACTGGTGCGGCGAGATCGTCACCGTCGACCGCGACCTCGACGTGCTGACCCTCGAGGACCGGCGTGGCAAGCGCCGCACGTTCCCGCTCGGGCCCGGGTTCCTGCTCGAGGGCAAGCCGGTGATCCTGACCGCGCCCGTGCGGGCCGCGGCGGCGCCGGCGCGACCCGCGCGCACGGCCTCCGGCTCCATCGCGGTCCACGACGCGAAGGCACGGGTCGCGCGCGAGTCGCGGATCTTCGTGGAGGGCCGGCACGACGCCGAGCTCGTCGAGAAGGTGTGGGGCGACGACCTGCGCATCGAGGGCGTGGTCGTGGAGTTCCTCGGCGGGGTCGACGACCTGGCCGACCACCTCGTGGACTTCAGGCCGGGCCCGGGGCGCCGCGTCGGCGTGCTCGTCGACCACCTCGTGCGGGGCTCGAAGGAGAGCCGCATCGCCGACTCGATCGCGCGCTCGGCCGTCGGCGGGCACGTGCTCATCGTCGGCCACCCGTTCGTCGACATCTGGCAGGCCGTGAAGCCCGACCGCATCGGGCTGCGCGCGTGGCCCACGATCCCGCGCTCCGTCGAGTGGAAGCACGGCGTGTGCCAGCACCTGGGGTGGCCCCACCGCAACCAGGCCGACATCGCCCGCGCCTGGCAGCAGATCCTCGGCCGGGTGTCCTCGTTCGCCGATCTCGAGCCGGCGCTGCTGGGCCGGGTCGAGGAGCTCATCGACTTCGTGACGGACCCCGCCGGCTGA
- a CDS encoding MBL fold metallo-hydrolase → MQDGTFTEVADRVWVARHAWYDVNVTLVAGTAGAVLVDTLASERAAAGLVERVRRVLAPGTPLLAVVATHEHHDHVLGNGTVLDAWPAAALVGHETAAARMAASVPAQLDAEALAAPDDPRLEEMRASRVVPPTTTFSGVHVVDLGDRHLELLHPGRGHTAGDLVVRVPDADVLVAGDLVEALPAYGPDSHPLEWPGSLELLLGLLSPASVVVPGHGAVTGRDTVAAQHDDVARVAATIAELAGRGVPASAALATGDWPYPREALEHAVRRGYAHLPPGAVRLPLL, encoded by the coding sequence GTGCAGGACGGGACGTTCACCGAGGTCGCGGACCGCGTCTGGGTCGCCCGTCACGCCTGGTACGACGTCAACGTCACCCTCGTCGCAGGCACGGCGGGCGCCGTGCTGGTCGACACCCTCGCCTCCGAGCGCGCCGCCGCCGGGCTCGTGGAGCGGGTACGCCGCGTGCTCGCCCCCGGCACCCCCCTGCTGGCCGTCGTCGCCACCCACGAGCACCACGACCACGTGCTCGGCAACGGCACCGTCCTCGACGCCTGGCCCGCCGCAGCGCTCGTCGGCCACGAGACCGCTGCCGCACGCATGGCCGCCAGCGTGCCGGCGCAGCTCGACGCCGAGGCGCTCGCCGCTCCCGACGACCCGCGGCTCGAGGAGATGCGTGCGAGCCGCGTCGTCCCGCCGACCACCACGTTCTCCGGGGTCCACGTGGTCGACCTCGGCGACCGCCACCTCGAGCTCCTGCACCCCGGACGGGGCCACACGGCCGGCGACCTGGTGGTGCGTGTGCCGGACGCCGACGTCCTCGTCGCCGGCGACCTCGTGGAGGCGCTGCCCGCCTACGGCCCCGACAGCCACCCGCTGGAGTGGCCCGGCTCCCTCGAGCTCCTGCTCGGCCTGCTCTCCCCCGCCTCGGTCGTCGTCCCCGGGCACGGTGCCGTGACCGGTCGGGACACCGTCGCGGCGCAGCACGACGACGTCGCCCGGGTGGCGGCGACGATCGCGGAGCTGGCGGGCCGCGGCGTACCGGCGTCCGCGGCACTCGCCACCGGCGACTGGCCCTACCCCCGGGAGGCGCTGGAGCACGCCGTACGGCGCGGGTACGCCCACCTGCCGCCGGGGGCGGTGCGCCTCCCCCTGCTGTGA
- the hrcA gene encoding heat-inducible transcriptional repressor HrcA, whose translation MVEERRLAVLRAIVEDYVATEEPVGSKALVERHGLGVSPATVRNDMAVLEEEGLIHQPHTSAGRIPTDKGYRLFVDRLTTVRPMSTAEKRAIATFLEGAIDVDDVVRRSVRMLAQLTHQVAVVQYPTLSASTVRHVEVVALAPRRLLVVLILSSGRVEQRLVELQHDLADDQVATLRAQVNQAVVGERLVAASTALRSLRADGPDATGPGEIRDAVLDDVVTVLVEALAHHSSDQRVVVGGAANLARAGEGFDTMLRPMLEALEEQVVLLKLLGEATTGGGVTVRIGAEGPVEELAGTSVVTAGYGAGPEALSSLGIVGPTRMDYAGSMAAVRAVARYMSRILDESGS comes from the coding sequence GTGGTCGAGGAGCGTCGGCTCGCCGTGCTGCGGGCCATCGTCGAGGACTACGTCGCGACCGAGGAGCCGGTGGGCTCCAAGGCGCTGGTCGAGCGGCACGGGCTGGGCGTCTCGCCCGCCACGGTGCGCAACGACATGGCGGTGCTCGAGGAGGAGGGACTGATCCACCAGCCCCACACGAGCGCCGGTCGGATCCCCACCGACAAGGGCTACCGGCTGTTCGTCGACCGGCTCACCACGGTGCGTCCCATGTCGACCGCCGAGAAGCGCGCCATCGCCACGTTCCTCGAGGGCGCGATCGACGTCGACGACGTGGTGCGCCGCAGCGTGCGCATGCTTGCGCAGCTCACCCACCAGGTGGCCGTGGTGCAGTACCCCACGCTGTCCGCCAGCACCGTCCGCCACGTCGAGGTGGTGGCGCTCGCGCCGCGCCGGCTCCTCGTCGTGCTCATCCTCTCCAGCGGGCGCGTCGAGCAGCGGCTCGTCGAGCTCCAGCACGACCTCGCCGACGACCAGGTGGCCACGCTCCGTGCGCAGGTCAACCAGGCCGTCGTGGGGGAGCGGCTGGTCGCCGCCAGCACGGCGCTGCGGTCGCTGCGCGCGGACGGACCGGACGCCACGGGGCCGGGCGAGATCCGCGACGCCGTGCTCGACGACGTCGTGACGGTGCTCGTCGAGGCGCTGGCCCACCACTCCTCCGACCAGCGGGTCGTCGTCGGCGGCGCGGCGAACCTGGCGCGCGCGGGCGAGGGCTTCGACACGATGCTGCGGCCCATGCTCGAGGCGCTCGAGGAGCAGGTGGTGCTGCTCAAGCTGCTCGGCGAGGCCACCACCGGCGGCGGGGTGACCGTGCGCATCGGGGCCGAGGGCCCCGTCGAGGAGCTGGCGGGCACGAGCGTCGTCACCGCGGGGTACGGCGCGGGCCCCGAGGCCCTCTCGTCGCTCGGCATCGTGGGGCCCACCCGCATGGACTACGCGGGGAGCATGGCCGCCGTGCGCGCCGTGGCCCGCTACATGTCGCGGATCCTCGACGAGAGCGGCAGCTGA
- the dnaJ gene encoding molecular chaperone DnaJ, which produces MSQDLYELLGVSRDADADAIKKAYRRLARQLHPDVNPDPETQEKFKEVSRAYEVLSDPQKRAAYDRGGDPFGGGFGGAGQGQGFSFTDIMDAFFGGGAGGQGQGGRGPRPRQRRGQDALIRLDVELAEAAFGVTRELKVDTAVVCETCAGDGAAPGSSPQTCSTCRGAGEVAHVQRSFLGEIRTLRPCAACRGFGTIIPDPCRTCSGEGRVRSRRNLTIKIPAGVDTGTRVQLTGQGEVGPGGGPAGDLYVEIRVAEHEFFVRDGGDLHCVVTVPMTAAALGASITLPLLEADLVTDGADSDLETQTRIEVKPGTQSGTEQVLRGRGVPGLRGAARGDLVVTVAVETPQKLDSRQEALLRELAELRGEQQADDGSVQMRRGSFFDRLRDKFNH; this is translated from the coding sequence GTGAGCCAGGACCTCTACGAGCTGCTCGGCGTCAGCCGTGACGCCGACGCCGACGCCATCAAGAAGGCGTACCGGCGACTGGCCCGTCAGCTGCACCCGGACGTCAACCCCGACCCGGAGACGCAGGAGAAGTTCAAGGAGGTCAGCCGCGCCTACGAGGTGCTGTCGGACCCCCAGAAGCGGGCGGCCTACGACCGCGGCGGCGACCCGTTCGGCGGTGGCTTCGGCGGCGCCGGGCAGGGCCAGGGCTTCTCGTTCACCGACATCATGGACGCCTTCTTCGGGGGCGGTGCCGGCGGTCAGGGACAGGGTGGCCGCGGTCCGCGACCGCGGCAGCGCCGCGGCCAGGACGCCCTCATCCGCCTCGACGTCGAGCTCGCCGAGGCCGCGTTCGGGGTCACCCGCGAGCTGAAGGTCGACACCGCGGTCGTGTGCGAGACCTGCGCGGGCGACGGTGCCGCCCCGGGCTCGAGCCCGCAGACCTGCAGCACCTGCCGCGGCGCGGGCGAGGTCGCCCACGTGCAGCGCTCGTTCCTGGGCGAGATCCGCACGCTGCGGCCGTGCGCCGCCTGCCGCGGCTTCGGCACGATCATCCCCGACCCCTGCCGCACCTGCTCGGGGGAGGGACGCGTGCGCTCGCGCCGCAACCTGACGATCAAGATCCCGGCGGGCGTCGACACCGGCACCCGCGTGCAGCTGACCGGTCAGGGCGAGGTGGGCCCGGGCGGTGGTCCCGCCGGCGACCTGTACGTCGAGATCCGGGTCGCCGAGCACGAGTTCTTCGTGCGCGACGGCGGCGACCTGCACTGCGTCGTCACCGTGCCGATGACCGCCGCGGCGCTCGGCGCCTCGATCACGCTGCCCCTCCTCGAGGCCGACCTCGTCACGGACGGCGCGGACAGCGACCTCGAGACCCAGACGCGGATCGAGGTGAAGCCCGGCACGCAGTCGGGGACCGAGCAGGTGCTGCGCGGGCGCGGCGTGCCCGGTCTCCGCGGCGCGGCCCGGGGCGACCTGGTCGTGACGGTGGCCGTGGAGACCCCGCAGAAGCTCGACTCGCGGCAGGAGGCCCTGCTGCGCGAGCTCGCCGAGCTGCGGGGCGAGCAGCAGGCCGACGACGGGTCCGTGCAGATGCGCCGCGGGTCGTTCTTCGACCGGCTGCGCGACAAGTTCAACCACTGA
- a CDS encoding 16S rRNA (uracil(1498)-N(3))-methyltransferase, with translation MSLPVQLCPALADARPGVVVRLGGDEAHHAVAVRRTVVGEELRLVDGRGRSATGVVVATGKRVLDVEVRDVVDEPRPGPAITVVQALPKGDRGELAVEVLTEVGVERIVPWAASRSVAVWRGERAVKSHAKWAATAREAAKQARRAWFPEVTPLASTAAVAELVAAIDLVVVLHEEARAALGGLVVPDAPGASIGVVVGPEGGLAPEEVAAFEAAGATTVRLGAEVLRTSTAGLAAVAALLARTSRWG, from the coding sequence GTGAGCCTCCCGGTCCAGCTCTGCCCGGCGCTCGCGGACGCCCGCCCCGGCGTCGTCGTGCGGCTCGGGGGCGACGAGGCGCACCACGCCGTCGCCGTGCGGCGCACGGTGGTGGGCGAGGAGCTGCGGCTCGTGGACGGCCGCGGTCGCTCCGCGACGGGGGTCGTCGTCGCGACGGGCAAGCGGGTGCTCGACGTCGAGGTCCGCGACGTCGTCGACGAGCCCCGGCCCGGCCCCGCGATCACGGTCGTGCAGGCGCTGCCGAAGGGTGACCGCGGAGAGCTGGCCGTCGAGGTGCTGACCGAGGTCGGCGTCGAGCGGATCGTGCCGTGGGCGGCGTCGCGCAGCGTCGCCGTGTGGCGCGGCGAGCGGGCGGTGAAGTCCCACGCGAAGTGGGCCGCCACGGCGCGGGAGGCGGCCAAGCAGGCGCGGCGCGCGTGGTTCCCCGAGGTGACCCCCCTGGCCTCCACGGCTGCGGTCGCGGAGCTGGTGGCGGCCATCGACCTCGTCGTCGTGCTCCACGAGGAGGCCCGTGCGGCGCTGGGCGGGCTCGTGGTGCCCGACGCGCCCGGCGCGAGCATCGGCGTCGTGGTCGGTCCCGAGGGCGGCCTGGCCCCCGAGGAGGTGGCCGCCTTCGAGGCGGCCGGCGCCACGACCGTGCGGCTCGGTGCCGAGGTGCTGCGCACCTCGACCGCCGGGCTCGCCGCGGTCGCGGCCCTGCTGGCCCGCACGTCCCGCTGGGGCTGA
- a CDS encoding Gmad2 immunoglobulin-like domain-containing protein, whose product MSIRRTVAPLATSAVLALTLAACGGTDDSDRAGASGDGASSDSSPSAPVSTSSDAGSGDGGGTDAGEGDGGGDAATAVYFVTPGPLGDRLVREFQPGGADLASAVDLLSGTPQDPDYTNPASGWVQEATQDGDEIVATVAGAAPGGEGAALVVQQVVYTLQAAVGDTLPVRFVDADGGDVTVASGAANPVEAAPQLDTLLLVNVTDPAEGTTVSGSFTATGRASSFEANVPWELRRGDEVVDSGFVTHEGDWATGLGPWEVTVDVSALDPGTYTFVARTDDPSGGEGPGPAEDTKDVVVR is encoded by the coding sequence ATGTCCATCCGTCGCACCGTCGCCCCGCTCGCGACCAGCGCCGTGCTCGCCCTGACGCTCGCCGCCTGCGGCGGGACCGACGACTCCGACCGCGCCGGCGCCTCCGGTGACGGCGCGAGCAGCGACTCCTCGCCCTCCGCGCCGGTGAGCACGTCGTCGGACGCGGGGTCCGGGGACGGCGGGGGCACCGACGCCGGCGAGGGCGACGGCGGCGGGGACGCCGCGACCGCGGTCTACTTCGTGACGCCCGGCCCGCTCGGGGACCGCCTCGTCCGCGAGTTCCAGCCCGGCGGGGCCGACCTGGCCTCGGCGGTCGACCTGCTGTCGGGCACGCCGCAGGACCCGGACTACACGAACCCCGCGAGCGGATGGGTGCAGGAGGCGACCCAGGACGGCGACGAGATCGTCGCGACGGTCGCGGGCGCGGCGCCGGGCGGCGAGGGCGCGGCCCTCGTGGTGCAGCAGGTCGTCTACACCCTGCAGGCCGCCGTCGGCGACACCCTGCCCGTGCGCTTCGTCGACGCCGACGGCGGTGACGTGACGGTGGCCTCCGGCGCCGCGAACCCGGTGGAGGCCGCGCCGCAGCTCGACACGCTGCTGCTGGTCAACGTCACCGACCCCGCGGAGGGCACGACGGTCTCGGGCAGCTTCACGGCGACGGGCCGGGCCAGCTCCTTCGAGGCGAACGTGCCGTGGGAGCTCCGCCGGGGCGACGAGGTCGTGGACTCCGGCTTCGTGACCCACGAGGGCGACTGGGCCACCGGGCTCGGCCCCTGGGAGGTCACCGTCGACGTGAGCGCGCTCGACCCGGGCACCTACACGTTCGTCGCCCGCACCGACGACCCCTCGGGCGGCGAGGGCCCCGGCCCGGCCGAGGACACGAAGGACGTCGTCGTCCGATGA
- a CDS encoding histidine triad nucleotide-binding protein: protein MTTDCLFCRIVAGDIPATVVHETATTLAFRDINPVAPTHVLVVPRSHYENAAALAAGEPATAAGLLTSASAIAEAEGLDGYRLVFNTGADAGQTVFHAHLHVIGGTTMGWPA, encoded by the coding sequence GTGACCACCGACTGCCTCTTCTGCCGCATCGTCGCGGGCGACATCCCCGCCACGGTCGTCCACGAGACCGCGACGACCCTGGCCTTCCGCGACATCAACCCGGTCGCGCCGACCCACGTGCTCGTGGTGCCGCGCAGCCACTACGAGAACGCCGCCGCGCTCGCCGCCGGCGAGCCCGCGACGGCGGCGGGCCTGCTGACGAGCGCGAGCGCGATCGCCGAGGCGGAGGGCCTCGACGGCTACCGGCTCGTCTTCAACACCGGGGCCGACGCCGGTCAGACCGTCTTCCACGCGCACCTCCACGTGATCGGCGGCACGACGATGGGCTGGCCCGCCTGA
- a CDS encoding PhoH family protein: MTESQTAARHTVTVSTSIDMVSLLGPGDEHLAALEEAFGLQVHVRGNRITLEGEPPEIALAERLLGELVTLIRTGQGVSGETVERVVAMLRAETTERPADVLSLNILSNRGRTIRPKTVNQKKYVEAIDQNTITFGIGPAGTGKTYLAMAKAVQALQSKDVTRIILTRPAVEAGERLGYLPGTLSEKIDPYLRPLYDALHDMMDPETIPKLMASGTIEVAPLAFMRGRTLNDAFIVLDEAQNTTPEQMKMFLTRLGFGSKIVVTGDTSQTDLPNGQASGLRVVESILQDVDDVSFNRLTSGDVVRHRLVAKIVAAYDTYDSDRSSGADRPERVDGPRGAAPRRTGRPQAQGGRPS; encoded by the coding sequence ATGACTGAATCGCAGACTGCCGCCCGGCACACCGTGACGGTGTCCACCAGCATCGACATGGTCAGCCTCCTCGGACCGGGTGACGAGCACCTCGCGGCGTTGGAGGAGGCCTTCGGGCTCCAGGTCCACGTGCGCGGCAACCGCATCACGCTCGAGGGCGAGCCCCCGGAGATCGCGCTCGCCGAGCGCCTGCTGGGCGAGCTGGTGACGCTGATCCGCACGGGCCAGGGCGTCTCGGGCGAGACCGTGGAGCGCGTCGTGGCGATGCTGCGGGCGGAGACCACCGAGCGCCCGGCCGACGTGCTGAGCCTCAACATCCTCTCCAACCGCGGCCGCACGATCCGCCCGAAGACGGTCAACCAGAAGAAGTACGTCGAGGCGATCGACCAGAACACGATCACGTTCGGCATCGGCCCGGCCGGCACGGGCAAGACCTACCTGGCGATGGCCAAGGCGGTGCAGGCCCTGCAGAGCAAGGACGTCACGCGGATCATCCTCACGCGACCGGCGGTCGAGGCGGGCGAGCGCCTGGGCTACCTGCCCGGCACATTGAGCGAGAAGATCGACCCCTACCTGCGGCCGCTCTACGACGCGCTGCACGACATGATGGACCCCGAGACGATCCCGAAGCTGATGGCCTCGGGCACGATCGAGGTCGCTCCGCTCGCCTTCATGCGCGGCCGCACGCTCAACGACGCCTTCATCGTGCTCGACGAGGCGCAGAACACGACGCCCGAGCAGATGAAGATGTTCCTGACCCGCCTCGGGTTCGGCTCCAAGATCGTCGTCACCGGCGACACGAGCCAGACCGACCTGCCCAACGGGCAGGCGTCGGGCCTGCGCGTCGTGGAGAGCATCCTCCAGGACGTCGACGACGTCTCCTTCAACCGCCTGACCAGCGGCGACGTGGTGCGCCACCGGCTGGTCGCCAAGATCGTGGCGGCCTACGACACCTACGACTCCGACCGGTCGAGCGGCGCGGACCGCCCCGAGCGGGTCGACGGACCGCGGGGCGCGGCCCCGCGGCGTACCGGTCGGCCGCAGGCGCAGGGAGGACGACCCTCGTGA